GAGAGTGACCAAGTGCGGGAGAAATTTGCTGTCCCAGAGAGTGATCACTTGACTTACCTGAATGTTTATCTacaatggaaaaacaacaactactCTACACTGTGGTGCAACCAGCACTTCATTCATGCCAAGGCCATGCGGAAGGTGGGGCTGTGGCAATGAGGTTGGGGGAGGGAGCCTTACGTAAGAGAGGGATCTGACTGCTGCACGTCTTTGCAGGTGCGGGAGGTGCGTGCCCAGCTCAAGGACATTATGGTGCAGCAGCGGATGAGCCTAGCATCCTGTGGTACTGACTGGGATGTTGTCAGGAAGTGCATCTGTGCTGCGTATTTCCATCAAGCTGCAAAGCTGAAGGTGAGGGGTCTGTACCTgcctgggggatgagaggccCCTGCTGGGAACTGATGTACTAACCACACTTCTCTGTGCAGGGCATTGGGGAGTATGTGAACATCCGCACAGGCATGCCCTGTCACCTGCATCCCACGAGCTCTCTGTTTGGCATGGGCTACACCCCAGACTACATTGTGTATCACGAGCTGGTCATGACCACCAAGGTAAACTAGAGCTGAGGGCTAGCAGGAAGGGTAAAGAGTGCTTtgagggaggtgggagggcTTTGCTGTGATAGTAGGATCTGTTGGAGGGTGTAGTTCTCAGCCTTTCTCGTCTCTACTGACCGGACATGTCTCTGTCATCTGTAGGgccctgtttttctcttttgtgataCGTTTTCCTGGCATATGTGGGACATCTTTGTAGTCTCACCAAGTCCTGCCCATAGCAGCTTCTCAGGGCCCATAGCAGCTTCTGAGGCCTGGAGGAATTGTCTGGAAGGAGTATAGTCCTAGCTTTGGAACTGCCATCAGCAAGTGGAGGAGGGTGGGAGCTGCCATGGCTCTGGCAATGGCGTCCAGACGCTGGGTGTCATCCTGCTACCCTggtctttccttctttcactgCAGGAATACATGCAGTGTGTCACTGCTGTGGATGGAGAgtggctggcagagctgggacccATGTTCTACAGTATCAAACATGCTGGCAAGTCGCGCCAGGTGAGTCTCCTGCTCAGACCCAGCTGGCAGACAGACAGCAGGCTACTACACTGGAAAGGAGTGTTGCCTGAGTGGGGTTCCTGCTGCACACAGCCCCACTGCATGCCTGTTCTTGGGTGGgggtctgttttttgttgttgttgtttttttatgtgGAGGGATCAGACTTGCGGGCCTGCAGAGAGTCCTGCCAGTCCCTGATCTACTGCTGCTTTGCCCCAGGAAAACCGCCGACGTGCCAAGGAGGAAGTGTCTGCCATGGAGGAAGAGATGGCTCTGGCTGAGGAGCAGTTGCGTGCCCGCCGGGAGGAGCAGGAGCGCCGTAACCCGCTGGGCAGTGCAAGGTGGGTGCTGGCACTAACCGGCCATCAGTTGCCTGCTTAAGAGCAGTAGTGAGCTGCATGGAGGATTCCAACTTCTTCACAGGTGCTCCTGGTGCAGGGAAAGGTTGTATTCTCCACTAATCGCTCTTGTCCTTTACTGGCAGATCTACTAAAATCTACACTCCTGGGCggaaggagcagggggagccCCTGACACCACGACGCACCCCAGCCCGCTTTGGCCTCTGAGAAGGGAATGCCCATTGCTACGAGGCTTAAAGATTTCCAAGAGCAGCTGAGTCCTAGGAGTGTTCAGCTTCTCTGACTGCTATGAGGCTTGCTACAGCTTGTAGCCCTGGAAGGTTTTGGTGCTTGGCACTACTTTtgctacagaacagaaagaattttatttgtttaaaggtTGTCAGTCtttaacccttttttttttttttttgttttgcgTCACTTCTCGTCCTGGAGCTGAGCTCTGGGTagaggcagccctgcagagtTGTGCATGGCTCGTGCAGTCAAGTTGCTGCCCTGTACAGCCTGGGACAAGGCATGGAATTACACTGGCTTAGAGGGCAAAGACAGCCTGTGCTTGGCCCAGACCTGGCCTGGAATACTGCAAAGGCAGTTTGTCCGTGACCTGTGCTCTGGGCAAGCAACTGATGCCCAGCTGTCCCTGTACACAAGGGAGGGTCGGCTCAGCACTGTTCTGGGCCAGGCTGTGTCGGGAATTTTGCTCACCTTCATCTGCTCACCCTTGTGGTGCTGCTCATGTGTTCTGACCCTGAGGTACTTGTTTTCTACCTGCAAGCTGCCCAGTGTGTCCTGAAGATgcctggaagaaagaaaggcgGGGGAGATGAGGTGAGGCAGTAGTTGTTCATTTGTCCTATAAACCCCTGTGGGCAGCATTAACTGCTCAGACCCAGTCCCTGTGTTCATCACTTACTCCTTGTTGCCTGTCAGCTCTGCAACGTGGTTGATTTGCTGCTGGGTCTTGTGCCCTCGTTTCTCACTTGACTGCCTGAAAATGAGGTGTAAGCCGAGTGAGCTGGTGTGAGGAGAAGACAGGTACCTGCCCCTCTCTACTTGGCTAGGGCTTCTTACTCACATCTGTTCTTTCGCACACTGGCTGATGTTGACCAGCACCAGCTCCCTCTCCTGGTGCGGCCTGCTGCTGTTCGACCATCCCAGGGTGTGGGAAGTGTGCAGGGTTactacctgaaaaaaacaataccCTGTGCTGTGGGTGACCCCACATGACTGCTTTCCTCAGCCTGTATGTGCCTAGGGCAGAAGGAAGGTGCAGGAAcaaggctgtgctggggcagcagcctTCAGGACTGAGCCACAGGTCTGGAGTAGTTGCCTGTGTTTTGGGAGAGCTGTCTGgatcagagaaaaaacattgctCCAGCACTACTGGCTACAAACTGTCATGAGGTGTTAGTTTCATGCTGAGGGCTTATTTCTGGCAACCGAACAAAGACGGCTACTTCAGAACATGATgttcagccctgctgctgcttacaGAGCCACAGTCTCCTCCCGTGTTGGCCTGGGCTCTGCAGTGAGCTGTCCCCTGGCATGTCCTCTCCACCTCTGCCGTGCCTGTGGGCCAGGGTTTGTCCTCTGGTGTCAGGGGCTCAGCCTGCACTCCTCCTGTCCTCGAGCTGTGGTGCTGCATGTTCCTGTCCTGCACCTGCTCCATGGCCTTGCTGAGCTCTTCCTTGAGGAAAGCCAGCTCCACCTTGCAAACAACCAGCTCCTCTTCCCGCAGAGCCAGAGCTTGCTGACTGTCCTGGTGCAACTGCTGCCAGCGCTGGGCTtggctgctcagctcctgcagcctctgctgcaggcagtgggcctgtgggaggcagaggggggCAGTGAGAGACATGCAGGATGAGCGCAGATGCCAGGTGGAAGGCTTAGGGCATGCTTACCTTCTGCTTGCTCTGCTCCTGGGCCTCCTGAAGCTTCCTCAGTTCCAAGTGGAGCTGCTGCATCTGTTCCTTATAGGCTGCaatcttttcctcttgcttGGCTTTCTTTTGCTGGGCTTGGGCCAGCTCTGCCTGTAGGGTTGCCACATCCTGTACCTGCAGGCGAAGTGGTGGGGCTGGGAGTGTGGCTGGCCAAGCTtgggctgctccccagggctAGTCCTGCTCAGGAGCAGGAaagtgctctctgcagctctgtcccTTTGCAGCTCAGGCACTGCGGGCTGCGTGGTGGCTGGCTGTGTCCTGGGGCTGTGCTTTTTGTGCCCTTACCTgttgcagcagctctgccttgtgCTTTCTGCTGGAGGCCACTACCTGCTGCAGGTCTCGGATGGTCTCCTTGGCCCCGCTAAGCTGCTGCAGGCTTCGCTGCTCCCGGGCCCGGGTGGCTcccagctcttcctgcagctgagcCAGGCCATGCTGCAGGCCCTGGCTCTGATCTTCCCGCACCCTCAGCTGCAGTGAAGGCACAGCATTAGTGGGTGCTGTATGCTGTGTCTTCCCTCCCCCTGCTgaccccagctccctgctgcacaggCTTCGTTGCAGGGCTCTGTTCTCTTTCTAGAAGGCTGCTTGTCCAGTCCTTTGCCTGAAGCAGCTCTTCGTGGagcctttctttcccctcctgctGACAGCATAGTGCTTCCTCCAGTTCCCACAGCACGGTAGCTTGTGTCTGGCACTGGACATGTACCGGGTTGCCTGTGGGGCCAGGCTGATCAAGGGACACTGTTGCAGGTTTTGCCTGCTGCCTACCTGCTCCCTTAGGGCgtggagctgctcctggctctTCTGCAATTTCTCTTTGGCACGGGCCGTGGCATGCATGTGTTGCGTTGCCAGCTCAAGGGTCACCTGCTGTTTCCACTGCCACTGGCTCAGCTGTGTCTGAAGCCACGCTGCCAGTGCCCTGCAGGCAagggcacagccccagctgtggcagccccagggccccCTCCCTCCAAGGaaagggcaggggcagggctgtggctgtgccGGGGGCAGCCAGCCACGAGGCCTGCGTACCTGCTCTGTGTCAGCTCTGCCTcgctgctggctgcttgctcctgcagtgcctgcagctcctgctctgccctaCGGCCAGCCTCGCGCTGCGTGCCCTTCCCTGGGCTCGGGCACGACTGCTCCTCCGCACACTGCTGCTGACTccaggctggtggctgctgtgctgctgcctgcgctGCTCGGGACAGGGGGGCAGGCTGACATTGCCAcccctgcccccctccctgagcttccagcagaagcagagcagggcacagccctgcagtgtGGTTTTGGGATGTTTGCTCTCCACAGGGTTCCTGTGCCCCCCTGGGATGCTTCTCCCCAACTTGAAGACCCTGTGTACTATGGGCGCTGCTTCTTCACCTTTCCCAAGTTGCCCTGTAACCCTGCAACCAGTGATGTTCCAAATGCACAGGGAGCCTGTGGTGCCCATAggctctcagcctttccctaCCATTGTCCCAGGATGGACTAAGTGCCGCTGCGGACGTGCAGATACTGCTGGGGAGGCATgcactgcctgctgcctcctgtcttcctgctgtgctgcctcaTCCTCCAGCGGCACGTATGCTGACCCTTTTGGGTACCTGGtgcctccttgctgctgctctctgccaccAGTGGCAAGCCCTGGGCTGCCCGATAGTTAGCCAGAGCAGGCTCCCCTGGGGTGCAGgccacaggctgcagccctcGCATGTCCCAGCCCTGGTTGTCCCTCTCCTCACCCACCCCACCTTCCTTGGCAGTGCTCTGCTCAGCCCGCAGCGTGTCCTGTGCCCGGCACCGGAGCATCtcagctgtcctgctctgcctgcagtgctTTGCCTCTgcctccaccaccacctgcaCGAGCAGCACGGCCAGCTGCTGTCTGCCGGCTCCCAGCCAGCCTCAGGTGCTGGTGCTGCGGGtgctgggcccccagcacagacCTGCTTGAGCAGCTCCACGTGCTCTTTTGGAAGTCCATGGCTGGTGTCAGCATTGTCACGGCAGCCTGCATAGGTGACCTCTGTCTGCACGGCCTCATCCTTCTGGCCCTGTGGAGAGGTGCAGCACTGGGGTGCGGGCACCTTGCCAGGTGTGGGACCCCTCCAGGCCACCTGTGCTTTGGCTGtagaggggctggggctggggctggagaggcAGTTGGTTTGGGGCAGCCTGGGGGCAATGGGCTCCTGGGGAGCACCTTTGGCACAGGGATGTGGCTGGACCCAGGAGTGAGGCAGGATGGCTGCAGGCTCCTGGCCCTTGGGTCATTCATGCAGCCCCCTGGCGCCCTTCCTGCGGCAGTGGTGTCTGATGGACACTCAGTGGCCCCAGGGAAGGCATCCCTGTAGTCCCTGACCTGTAGCGGGGTGTGGGCCTGTGAGGAGGGCAGTGAGTCCAGCTCCATGTCTCTCAGGCTGTGGGCTGCAAGGTGCCACTAACTCTAGGATGGCTGGAGCCACCAATACACGGATGTCAGTGGGACCACTGTGGACTGCaggcccccagctctgctcagctgggtGCACTGGGTCGCAGCAGCTATGCCTGCCTTGTTTTGGGGCTGGGTGGGCTGATCGCTGCCTGTTTGCACAGGCAAGGCTGTTGGGCAGGGATGGTGCCTCAGCTGggtggagctggctgcagggaacATGTGGCCAAGGGCAGGGGACTTGTACAGCCTGGCCCATGGCTGCTGCATCCAGTGGTGGTACCTTGCCTATCACCTCCTGGTAGTGCTGCATCAGAAAGACCAAGTCCTGGTGTTTCTGCTCCACCACGCACTCTTGCTGCTGTAGCTGGACCAGCCGCTTGCAGTTCCTGCCCCTGCAGAAGTCCAGGTCCAGCTGCAGCGCCTGTAAGGAGGCCAGCACGTGtgctggctccagctcctgctgctctgtggccTGGCATGCCTGGGGCTCTCTTTGCTGGGGCTCTGGCACCTCTGCTTGCCTCTGGCCCTAGGacacagcacaagcagcagctgtctGTCTCACTGCTGTGGCTGGTACCCAGTAGCCAGccctttctgcagctcctgccaggcacTGGGTTTGAATGATGGTACGGGCAGCCCAGGTTTTGGTCAGAGAGCAGCAAGGGACTGTATTAACGACTGGTGGGTGCAgacctcctcccctcccaagCGACAACAACCTGTGTGTGTTCAGGCAGCCCCCAATGGGCTCTCAAACCCCTGAGCATCCTACCATCGCTGCAGTGATGCCGGTGTGACCTGTggctgctgtgggaaatggAGGCACCAGGACCGGAGCAGCTGCACCAGGCCTGGATGCCTGCCCTAAGCCCTTGTGCTGTCCCCGGCCCCTGTGGATGTGCTCTCTGCTGGCAGGGGCAAGGGCTGGCCAGGGCCTCCTGCACTGCCCAGCCACCAGCCTGCGCTGTGCACCTCGTGCCTTGGGTGGGCGCGGGGCCCTGCACCACTCACCTGGGACTGGCAGCTCTCCATCTCCTGCTGACGCTGCTGCGTggagctgctcagctctgccatcaccgcctctgctcctggcagccctccccagggctgctcaggCTGTCCCAGGGGTGCAGGAACCTCCCTGGATGTGCCATGTTTTGGTCACTCACTGCTGGAGGGCCAGAACACCAGGCGGGCCTTTCCCCCTGGCTCTGAACAACCCATGGCCCCAGGGAGGGGCAGCCAGGGACgccacccagccctgcctgtgcaGCCCCACCATCACCGCCTGGCATTGGCGCTCCCCATCTCAGGAGCGCCTGGTGCCAGCGGGAGATGCTGAGCAGGGGGCTCCTGTGAAGGCACGGCACTTCTGACAGGTTGGAGCCATGCGAGGGCCTCCGGCCcccctctggcagcagcaggcccctCTCCGGGGAGCAGGgccccccccagtgcccccagccctcaccGCAGACTTTGCGCGCCATGCTCCCCCTCAGCCGTGCTCTGTCCCTGGCATGTCATGACGCTCTGCCCTggtgcagcccagccctggccagTTCTTGGGACAATGCCCGGAACCAGAACCTGGTGACCCCAGACTCTGCTCAGGTGTCCACCAGGGAACGCCTCCTGGTGCTCGTGTGCTCAGTACTGGCGCATGTGCTGAGCCTTGCAGCACCCTTGTGCTGTCCTCACCAGCCTCATGTTGTCCTTGCGCCCTCTTGTCTCTGTGCCACCCTTGTGCCATGCTCCAGACCCATTGTTGGCCCCAGGGAACGTTGCAGCCCGTGGCcacagggccagcagcagcgccATGCTTGGTGCTGTGCCCCTGGGGcagccttcccctgcctgccagGCCTGCCTGCGACTCCCTGAGCTGCCCCGCGGAACTGCgtccagctgctggaggaggtaTCGACCgaggctgctgctctgtgtttctCACAGTCCAGAAGAGTAAAAATAACAGGAACAAGTTGTCggaaatgaaatttcaatttCTCCACGCCCTTCCCTGTCTGTGCAGCTTCCCGGCACAGATCAATAGTGTTTAGACAGccaaggagatttttttttcccctctcaaagCACCAGATCAATAGTtggaaaaaaacccaccaccgAGCCTTCTGCCTGCGTGTGCTGTGGTAACTGAACACAGCgggccctgggcagccctggcagTACGGTGGCCACAGCTGGGGGCAGGTGGCTGCGGTGGgggcccctctgctctgcacagcacaaaTGGTCTGGGGCCAGCGAGCCCACCGCAGCAGCATGCCACAGTGTGGACCCAGCCCATGGGCCCCGAGGGAGGCTGAGCACACCCCagtggctgctcggggcttgggACAAGCACAACTCCTGTGGGTGGGGAGAAGTCCTGGGGGTGGAACTGGGCCTGGCTTCGAGCCCAGCCGCTGCTGTGGGAGCCGACAGTAAACCAAATCCACTGGCACGCGTTTAACGCCAGcctgctggggagaggtgggcGGCTGTCACTGGGGGGGGGACCgatgctggcagcaggagtCGGTGTCGGCTCTGGGCACGCAGCGACCTCTGACCAGTTTCCTGGGCGCAGGAGACCTGTCCCAAACGGTGTGCCCACAGGTCTCCCTGTGGCAGTGGGATGC
This genomic stretch from Cygnus olor isolate bCygOlo1 chromosome 12, bCygOlo1.pri.v2, whole genome shotgun sequence harbors:
- the PMFBP1 gene encoding polyamine-modulated factor 1-binding protein 1 isoform X2, giving the protein MTCQGQSTAEGEHGAQSLREVPAPLGQPEQPWGGLPGAEAVMAELSSSTQQRQQEMESCQSQGQRQAEVPEPQQREPQACQATEQQELEPAHVLASLQALQLDLDFCRGRNCKRLVQLQQQECVVEQKHQDLVFLMQHYQEVIGKGQKDEAVQTEVTYAGCRDNADTSHGLPKEHVELLKQVVVEAEAKHCRQSRTAEMLRCRAQDTLRAEQSTAKEAQAAAQQPPAWSQQQCAEEQSCPSPGKGTQREAGRRAEQELQALQEQAASSEAELTQSRALAAWLQTQLSQWQWKQQVTLELATQHMHATARAKEKLQKSQEQLHALREQLRVREDQSQGLQHGLAQLQEELGATRAREQRSLQQLSGAKETIRDLQQVVASSRKHKAELLQQVQDVATLQAELAQAQQKKAKQEEKIAAYKEQMQQLHLELRKLQEAQEQSKQKAHCLQQRLQELSSQAQRWQQLHQDSQQALALREEELVVCKVELAFLKEELSKAMEQVQDRNMQHHSSRTGGVQAEPLTPEDKPWPTGTAEVERTCQGTAHCRAQANTGGDCGSVVTLHTSHTLGWSNSSRPHQERELVLVNISQCAKEQMQSSEKRGHKTQQQINHVAELTGNKEHLQDTLGSLQVENKYLRVRTHEQHHKGEQMKAVQGSNLTARAMHNSAGLPLPRAQLQDEK
- the PMFBP1 gene encoding polyamine-modulated factor 1-binding protein 1 isoform X1 — translated: MTCQGQSTAEGEHGAQSLREVPAPLGQPEQPWGGLPGAEAVMAELSSSTQQRQQEMESCQSQGQRQAEVPEPQQREPQACQATEQQELEPAHVLASLQALQLDLDFCRGRNCKRLVQLQQQECVVEQKHQDLVFLMQHYQEVIGKGQKDEAVQTEVTYAGCRDNADTSHGLPKEHVELLKQVVVEAEAKHCRQSRTAEMLRCRAQDTLRAEQSTAKEAQAAAQQPPAWSQQQCAEEQSCPSPGKGTQREAGRRAEQELQALQEQAASSEAELTQSRALAAWLQTQLSQWQWKQQVTLELATQHMHATARAKEKLQKSQEQLHALREQLRVREDQSQGLQHGLAQLQEELGATRAREQRSLQQLSGAKETIRDLQQVVASSRKHKAELLQQVQDVATLQAELAQAQQKKAKQEEKIAAYKEQMQQLHLELRKLQEAQEQSKQKAHCLQQRLQELSSQAQRWQQLHQDSQQALALREEELVVCKVELAFLKEELSKAMEQVQDRNMQHHSSRTGGVQAEPLTPEDKPWPTGTAEVERTCQGTAHCRAQANTGGDCGSVVTLHTSHTLGWSNSSRPHQERELVLVNISQCAKEQMQSSEKRGHKTQQQINHVAELTGNKEHLQDTLGSLQVENKYLRVRTHEQHHKGEQMKVSKIPDTAWPRTVLSRPSLVYRDSWASVACPEHRSRTNCLCSIPGQVWAKHRLSLPSKPV